GAGCATCATTTTTTGATGAATCTAAAACCTTGAAAAAACAATACATGATTTGATTGTATCCAGAGGGGTATTGTTTGCTTAATGGCTGGTATGATTTTCACCATTATGGTCAGCTGTCTGGTTATTAGTCGTCCCCACACACAGCTTCTGGCGCAGAGAGTCCAGCGTTTGAACAGGAATTTGGCTCGAGATGGACTCAAGATACTTCAGCACAAAGTAGTCAGCATCCGTTAGCACAAAGCGATGgctgaaaactgaaaaacaaagaaagtagaggaggaagatgCCATGAGCCGAGCTTGTTAGTTTAATTATGTAATGATCCTCTATAAGAAAGATTCCAGACAAAGCTTCATGCATGTAAAAGATACAAGGAACACAAGTGTAGATTTATCAATAAAGGTTGTTTGGGCAGAGAGATTACCCTCCACTGTGGCTCCGATAGCGAAGTCTGCAGGTGAGTAGAACTCAGGATTCTCCGCTGTAGACCCGGGCTTGGGGATGCGCGTTTTTTCCAGGAACTTTCCCCCGATGATGCCAGAGTTGCGTGTGGGCTTTTCAAAAATACTGATCATGTCATCTGCCAAGAAGTAGGACAAAACGAAACGTCGGCCCTCATCTTCAGAGTCCTGGGAGTCCTGGAATATCACAGACACGAGACCAAAAAGAGAAattatctttattgttgttgcGCGTCACTCAGAAAGttcagtgaaagaaaaaaaacacaaacagatctcGCTGTCTTACCAGCCTGGCACTGAAGCGCAGCACTTTGTTGCCGTTCTCTAGCATCTGCAGCATGTTCTTTTTGGGAGGCTCAGGATTTAAAGACAAACAATTCTGGAGAGAATCTTCAAGTGAACCAAAACCGTTGTAGGCAGGAATCTCCTGTTAacgcaggtaaaaaaaaatatgatcaaGTATAACAATTTAAAGTCGAATACCCTCAGGTTATAGGAAaccaaactaaaacaaatctgacaaaaaCATTCCAGTGGatcaccttcttcttctcctgaagtctgtctgtcttctttGGTATCTTTATGGTCTTCATCTCCAGATCAGGGTGGTTCTTCTGGTAGTACTCTTTAGTAAAGCCGTCGCAGTCATACAACTGGAAGCGACGACCCAGCAGTTTCATCGTCTGGCCCACCTGGAAGTCTTCGGGGGAGTAGTATTCATCCACTTCTTCTGTTGAGACTTCCAGCACACAGCGCGGAAAGCCCTctggaaacatgaaaacaaagttttatttcctgtgatgtatttttactttctttttttgttaatctCTAATTAAATATTTTGGGCTGGTTGCTTTCCTAAGATGTTGCCTCTTTGTGAATTTTCAAATACTTGTTATCTCCTTTCTTTATATTTCTTATTTGTCACTGcacctttttttaatatgttgaTTTATAATACTGCAAAATCAATACTTGCAATACATAACTATAAAAAACTACAATTTAATCATTATGAAGTGATCATTTTAtagtgtgaaaaataaaatgcaatacTCAATAACAGAATATGTTGTTACATTTAaagcttaaatcttttattttcactgtATATGACTGGATATAAAGAGGTACCTGTCCAAAGCACTGTATTAGACCTTATCAAATTCTGCATGAAGTTAAAACAGAGTATATGGAGTATCACCTGACTCTGGTTTGATTTTCTTGGGCAGCTTCTGTCTGCGCATCACTATGGGGAAGGGATCTCGGCCACTGTTGGGTTCATGGACCGCTCTGATCTCCACTGTGTCGTCTACCAGGAAGTAGTGGATTGTAACAGGCCTGGTCTCCCcgtacagagagtcagactcGTCCCACAGGGCAAAGAAACGCAGCACCTGAACCAAGAAAAAGTTGACTTCAATAAGGTAACCATAGTGTTGGCCACATAATGCCCTCTGGTATTTTAAAGAGCCAAAATAACATTGTGGCGGTGTTAACACaagcagatcttttttttattctaaatgacTTCAATAGAAAATATTATTGCAGTCCTGATTCTCCAAGTGAGTTTGGTATGAAAGAACTCTCCCCTACCTTACGATCCATGTTGAGAAAACGATACATGCTGTCAAATTCAGAGGGTGTTGTGAAAGAGGGCTGGAGGTTTTTGCGACGTTTGCCGTAAGGGTCCACAGGCATCGGCACAGGGCCGTTGAGTACAATGCCCTCACTCTCCATGAATTCCTATAAACGACGAGAGAGATATATCCACTCATTAGTTCCAGATACACAGCTAACAACAAAGCAGGAGCATAAACACAGATGAGTGTTGTACCTTTGTAAAAGGGTCACACTGTGTGATGTGGTACTTCACCCCATACACCTCCAGTTCCATGCCAAGGTTGAGGTCTTTCCAGAGGTAACGATCTCCACGTTCATTCTTGGGCAGTTGCTGGCGTTTGAGCCTTTTCCCCTGTTGTATCCCAGAATTCTCCACCACTGGCTCAATGATGCACATGCTGTCATCCTCAAGGTAGTAGTAAATGTCAACGGGGCGTATGCGGTACTCCTCGTCAGGGGAGTAAAGTACACTTTCCTCAAAATAAGCTTGAAAGGAGAGAACCTACAAGACATAATTGTGgtgaagaaaagacaaacttaTTAGTTGGACAGGAGCTAAAGTATTTGAATTCTGGCCTCATTAGTGTTACAGTAGCTTACCTTCTTGTCAAGGGCAACATGAGCTGGGATGAACTCTTCAGCTAGGCTCTGTTTAAAGGAGCCATATGTAGCATCTGGGTTTTGAAAGGACAGCTCACTGATCTCCTGCTGGATCAGCTGCTCTGACAGGAGGGGATCTTGTCCAATGCCCTCAGCCGGACGGCGAGGCAGAGCGTAGCCATTCTTAAAGTCCAGAGTCTGAGGACGATGGAAGGCTGACTTCTGTACAGAAACATCATTTAGGAGAAGTCAATTAACTCTGGTTTAAGATTCAAAATTGAGTTTAGAAAGTACTACTTGTGTATTAACCTAAAAAATTGTAAGTGTATTATattcaaaagcaaatgattGTGTCTGCACAAATACTGTGATACAAAAAAGTGATGAATGAGATGTAGCTACAGTAGCCTATTATAAAACTGGAAATGTTTTCAACAGAGAATTGTATTTAACAAATCCTATGTTTATGATAGACTTTAATTCAAGCCATTATCCCTCTGCAGATGGCAATTTAAACTAGCAGCATCCTATTTCAGGCCTGATTAACAAAACACCGCTCAGTTACATTAGCACTTGAGGAATGCAGGAAGCTACATATCCGACAaagtataatttaaataaacataaatagtGACAGACGATGAAAAGTAATTTTCTTAACTAATATTATCTTATACTGGCCCTTATTTAAGT
The Labrus bergylta chromosome 15, fLabBer1.1, whole genome shotgun sequence DNA segment above includes these coding regions:
- the efhc1 gene encoding EF-hand domain-containing protein 1: MSWNWNSHGLPFLPGYSFPDVTKSAFHRPQTLDFKNGYALPRRPAEGIGQDPLLSEQLIQQEISELSFQNPDATYGSFKQSLAEEFIPAHVALDKKVLSFQAYFEESVLYSPDEEYRIRPVDIYYYLEDDSMCIIEPVVENSGIQQGKRLKRQQLPKNERGDRYLWKDLNLGMELEVYGVKYHITQCDPFTKEFMESEGIVLNGPVPMPVDPYGKRRKNLQPSFTTPSEFDSMYRFLNMDRKVLRFFALWDESDSLYGETRPVTIHYFLVDDTVEIRAVHEPNSGRDPFPIVMRRQKLPKKIKPESEGFPRCVLEVSTEEVDEYYSPEDFQVGQTMKLLGRRFQLYDCDGFTKEYYQKNHPDLEMKTIKIPKKTDRLQEKKKEIPAYNGFGSLEDSLQNCLSLNPEPPKKNMLQMLENGNKVLRFSARLDSQDSEDEGRRFVLSYFLADDMISIFEKPTRNSGIIGGKFLEKTRIPKPGSTAENPEFYSPADFAIGATVEVFSHRFVLTDADYFVLKYLESISSQIPVQTLDSLRQKLCVGTTNNQTADHNGDDVAEMS